The following proteins are encoded in a genomic region of Lachnospiraceae bacterium KM106-2:
- a CDS encoding oligopeptide ABC transporter, periplasmic oligopeptide-binding protein OppA, giving the protein MNIVGRVKRSLALVCTFTLVAGCLSACGSADKKASKRVASKEIIESLQPESGGYDPAGATGYDYFTFAQYCLEGLVRYNKDGKTEAAAAEKWESNTKGTEWTFHLRKDGKWSDGSALTSKDFLNTIKRALDPKTDSWYVDGLYIIKGCKAAFEGKGSADEIGVSCPDDYTIKFTLENPCAYFLDYLSLPVYFPSPVKTTSAKNWDKTPSKNLGNGAFHLTEYKAGDFLVYEKNNNYWDKDNIKVSKVTNKIMSDDQALVSAYKTGEIDIASTCPKTVLEQYKDKEDLKQTPSMVTNYILFNINKKPFDDPKVREALSLAVNRKNICSVIGSNNEEATTFIAKNLKSKASDKTWGEEAGEVISEDIAKAKKLLEEAGYPNGKGLPELTYTYPSMGNEAEVAQVLQSSWEKNLGIKVKLNAEEYEVYVADRQAGKLQFCRMQWTGDYNDPATWLNMYTKGSAMNDVKYDNADYNKLVEQSTAEMDATKRNKMMHEAENIIVAEDYVICPLFTTDGLYLINTKLTNLTPAVMGGYKSQYLQVKD; this is encoded by the coding sequence ATGAATATTGTTGGAAGAGTAAAGAGATCACTTGCATTAGTATGTACTTTTACATTAGTGGCTGGGTGTTTAAGCGCATGTGGAAGTGCAGATAAGAAGGCATCAAAACGTGTGGCATCCAAGGAGATCATTGAATCATTACAGCCAGAATCTGGCGGATACGATCCCGCAGGAGCTACAGGATATGATTATTTTACATTTGCTCAGTATTGTCTGGAAGGTCTTGTAAGATATAACAAGGATGGAAAGACAGAAGCTGCAGCAGCAGAAAAATGGGAGAGTAATACAAAAGGAACAGAGTGGACGTTTCATTTAAGAAAGGATGGTAAATGGTCTGATGGTTCTGCTCTAACAAGTAAAGATTTTCTTAATACAATTAAAAGAGCACTTGATCCTAAGACAGATTCTTGGTATGTCGATGGTCTTTATATTATTAAGGGATGTAAAGCCGCATTTGAAGGAAAAGGTTCTGCTGACGAGATCGGTGTCAGCTGTCCAGATGATTATACGATCAAGTTTACATTAGAAAATCCTTGTGCATACTTTTTAGATTACTTGAGTTTACCTGTATATTTTCCTTCACCAGTGAAGACAACCTCTGCGAAGAACTGGGATAAGACCCCATCAAAGAACCTTGGTAATGGAGCATTTCATTTGACAGAGTATAAAGCAGGCGATTTTCTCGTATATGAAAAAAATAATAATTATTGGGACAAGGATAATATCAAAGTGTCCAAGGTAACCAATAAGATCATGTCAGATGATCAGGCATTGGTAAGTGCATATAAGACAGGAGAGATTGATATTGCTTCTACTTGTCCAAAGACAGTATTAGAGCAGTATAAAGACAAAGAGGATTTAAAACAGACACCATCCATGGTAACAAACTATATTTTATTTAATATCAATAAAAAACCTTTTGATGATCCAAAGGTAAGAGAAGCGTTGTCATTAGCAGTAAATAGAAAAAATATCTGTAGCGTTATTGGATCGAATAATGAAGAGGCAACTACATTTATTGCTAAAAATCTGAAGAGTAAAGCATCAGATAAGACTTGGGGAGAAGAAGCAGGAGAAGTGATTTCTGAAGATATTGCAAAGGCTAAAAAGTTACTAGAAGAAGCTGGTTATCCAAATGGGAAAGGGCTTCCAGAACTGACATATACATATCCATCTATGGGAAATGAAGCGGAGGTTGCTCAGGTATTGCAGTCTTCATGGGAAAAGAATCTTGGTATTAAAGTGAAACTAAATGCAGAAGAATATGAAGTTTATGTTGCGGATCGTCAAGCTGGTAAATTACAGTTCTGTCGTATGCAGTGGACAGGAGATTATAATGATCCCGCAACATGGTTAAACATGTATACCAAGGGAAGTGCAATGAATGATGTGAAGTATGACAATGCAGATTATAACAAGCTAGTAGAACAATCTACAGCGGAGATGGATGCTACAAAACGTAATAAGATGATGCATGAAGCTGAAAATATTATCGTAGCCGAAGATTATGTGATCTGTCCATTATTCACTACAGATGGCTTATATTTGATCAATACTAAGCTGACCAATCTCACTCCGGCTGTTATGGGTGGTTATAAGTCTCAATATTTACAAGTGAAAGATTAA
- a CDS encoding oligopeptide transport ATP-binding protein OppD encodes MSLLEIQGLQTEFQTEQGVVTAVRGVNYTVNEGEIVGIVGESGSGKSVGMLSLMGLLADNGKVTKGTIKFAGQDISPTDLTTSKKKAQYEKKMREIRGNKIGMIFQDPMSYLNPVITIQKQIIEGIMYHTKCSKKQAIKRAIELMRMVGIPNPETRLKQYPFEFSGGMRQRIIIAIALACDPKLIIADEPTTALDVTVQAQILDLIKELTVKSGAGCIMITHDLGVVASVCDSICIMYGGRLMEQGKTDEIFYDPKHPYTKGLLQSSASSNKNEPLQPIPGTPPDLLKIKKGCPFAARCNETMAICTQYDPLEAEFSDSHKCSCWLHCKDRYMEVLEKEADANE; translated from the coding sequence ATGAGTTTACTGGAAATACAAGGACTACAAACAGAATTTCAGACAGAACAAGGTGTTGTAACGGCGGTACGTGGAGTGAATTATACCGTAAATGAAGGCGAGATAGTTGGAATTGTTGGTGAGTCTGGTTCAGGTAAAAGTGTTGGTATGCTTTCCTTAATGGGACTGCTTGCAGATAACGGAAAAGTGACAAAGGGAACGATCAAGTTTGCAGGTCAAGATATTTCTCCAACTGATTTAACTACATCTAAAAAGAAAGCTCAGTATGAGAAAAAGATGCGCGAGATTCGTGGAAATAAAATTGGAATGATCTTTCAGGATCCGATGTCGTATCTAAATCCAGTTATAACAATTCAAAAGCAGATTATCGAGGGAATCATGTATCATACAAAATGTAGTAAGAAGCAGGCGATTAAAAGGGCGATAGAGTTGATGCGTATGGTCGGTATCCCAAATCCAGAAACAAGATTAAAGCAGTATCCGTTTGAATTCTCAGGTGGTATGAGACAGAGGATCATCATCGCTATTGCATTGGCATGTGATCCGAAGCTTATTATTGCAGATGAGCCGACTACAGCATTGGATGTTACGGTTCAGGCGCAGATCCTGGATTTAATCAAAGAGTTGACTGTTAAGTCAGGAGCTGGCTGTATCATGATCACTCATGATCTTGGTGTGGTTGCTTCTGTATGTGATAGTATCTGCATTATGTATGGTGGACGCTTGATGGAACAAGGGAAGACAGATGAAATCTTTTATGATCCGAAACATCCCTATACAAAAGGTTTATTACAAAGTAGTGCCAGTTCCAACAAAAATGAACCGCTGCAGCCGATCCCTGGAACACCGCCTGATTTATTAAAGATAAAGAAAGGATGTCCATTTGCAGCAAGGTGTAATGAAACAATGGCAATTTGCACACAGTATGACCCACTGGAAGCAGAATTCTCGGATAGTCATAAATGTTCCTGCTGGCTTCATTGTAAAGATCGTTATATGGAAGTACTGGAAAAGGAGGCGGATGCCAATGAGTGA
- a CDS encoding ammonium transporter, with translation MDLSSLISSGMKSAEATQLLLNVVWTMIGSILVFFMQAGFAACETGFTRAKNAANITMKNLMDFVIGTICFYLIGFAIMFGGDAGGVIGFRGFFDPASLADAKGIFHGLPFHVFLIFQTVFCATSATIVSGSMAGRTKFSAYLIYSACISTIIYPITGNWIWGGGWLSELGFHDFAGSTAVHMVGGTCALVGAKILGPRIGKYRKDGSIKAFPGHNIPFAAMGVFILWFCWFGFNCGSTTAATTNLGDIAVTTNLAAAAATLTTLLVTWQRYGKPDVSMTLNAVLAGLVAITAGCDIVSDPAAIIIGIVAGIIVVFSVEYFDKIAKIDDPVGAISVHGVCGAVGTILTGLLVKGSALKDMGFSRIQFLGLQVLGVVSVAVFVVIMAIIIFKVIDKTVGLRVSEQEEIDGLDIHEHGIVAYANFRYHDDK, from the coding sequence ATGGATTTATCAAGTTTAATATCATCAGGTATGAAGAGTGCGGAAGCAACGCAATTATTATTAAATGTTGTATGGACAATGATCGGTTCGATTCTTGTATTTTTTATGCAGGCTGGTTTTGCAGCTTGTGAAACAGGCTTTACAAGAGCAAAAAATGCAGCAAATATTACAATGAAAAACCTGATGGATTTCGTAATTGGGACAATTTGTTTTTACCTTATTGGATTTGCAATCATGTTTGGTGGAGATGCAGGAGGAGTAATTGGATTTAGGGGATTCTTTGATCCGGCATCGTTAGCGGATGCAAAAGGGATCTTTCATGGACTTCCCTTCCATGTATTTTTAATCTTCCAGACAGTATTTTGTGCAACCTCTGCAACAATTGTATCTGGCTCTATGGCTGGACGTACTAAGTTTTCGGCCTATCTGATCTATAGTGCATGTATATCAACCATTATTTACCCGATAACAGGAAATTGGATCTGGGGTGGTGGATGGTTATCAGAATTAGGATTTCATGATTTTGCAGGATCGACTGCAGTACATATGGTAGGTGGCACTTGTGCATTAGTTGGCGCCAAGATATTAGGACCTAGAATTGGGAAATATCGTAAAGATGGTAGTATCAAAGCATTTCCTGGTCATAATATTCCTTTTGCAGCAATGGGAGTCTTTATTCTCTGGTTCTGCTGGTTTGGATTTAACTGTGGATCAACAACAGCAGCAACTACGAATTTAGGTGATATTGCAGTTACAACGAATCTTGCAGCGGCAGCAGCTACCTTAACAACATTACTAGTTACATGGCAGCGTTATGGTAAACCAGATGTTTCTATGACATTGAATGCTGTATTAGCTGGGTTGGTAGCCATTACAGCAGGTTGTGATATCGTAAGCGATCCAGCTGCGATCATTATCGGTATTGTGGCAGGTATTATTGTTGTATTCTCAGTAGAGTATTTTGATAAGATTGCAAAAATTGATGATCCAGTTGGAGCAATATCAGTACATGGTGTATGCGGAGCAGTTGGTACCATCTTAACAGGTTTGTTAGTAAAGGGATCTGCATTAAAAGATATGGGATTTTCACGAATCCAGTTTTTGGGATTACAAGTCCTTGGCGTTGTATCAGTTGCAGTATTTGTTGTAATCATGGCAATTATTATATTTAAGGTGATAGACAAGACGGTTGGCTTAAGAGTGAGCGAACAGGAAGAAATTGATGGTCTGGATATTCATGAACATGGAATCGTTGCCTATGCTAACTTCCGTTATCATGATGATAAATAG
- a CDS encoding multi antimicrobial extrusion protein (Na(+)/drug antiporter), MATE family of MDR efflux pumps, with protein MERSAVESKFAKYVISSMITMFLQSFYSIVDGLFISNMVGGVGLSAINVVWPIIAVIVAVGAGVGSGGSVLMSIKQGEGKQDESNVIRGNIISLLAVVGVILMIVFSIGLSPSLQLMGAKGKIYNYGMQYGLIMVLGSCIEVYAAGLTPLLRNDSRAVSSMVIMISGLACNILLDFVFIAICHGGIIGAALASLLSQCLTSLSCIVVLICNKDNPLRKAHFVLSAKKMKKIFITGISPFGISLTPSLLILYNNVACIHYGGDAGIAIYSLVSSTIGSYRLLLIGVADGIQPLVSFTKGANDYKAMKRIRNRGIRVAIGLSILLFLFTLLTEKCYGALFGFSKDITKMSLLPITLEATQLIFTGMVRVSNSFFYAVGKTRYSLFMIYFDPVVMTPVILMLLPRMMGMNGVWISTTISQVILNIVAVVMYVRHNREITIQYERGEAVYERDRDYIEA; from the coding sequence ATGGAACGAAGTGCAGTGGAAAGTAAATTTGCCAAATATGTTATTTCTTCAATGATCACAATGTTTCTTCAGAGCTTCTATTCCATTGTAGATGGACTTTTTATCAGCAATATGGTCGGTGGTGTGGGGTTATCTGCAATCAATGTGGTATGGCCTATCATTGCAGTGATCGTTGCAGTTGGAGCAGGTGTTGGTTCTGGTGGCTCTGTTTTAATGAGTATCAAACAAGGAGAAGGGAAGCAGGATGAATCGAATGTGATCCGTGGCAATATCATTTCTCTTTTGGCTGTCGTTGGCGTCATTCTAATGATCGTATTTAGCATTGGGTTATCGCCGTCATTGCAGCTGATGGGTGCAAAGGGAAAAATCTATAATTATGGAATGCAGTATGGATTGATCATGGTATTAGGAAGCTGTATTGAAGTTTATGCAGCAGGTCTGACACCATTATTAAGAAATGATAGTCGTGCAGTCAGCTCAATGGTAATTATGATCAGTGGTCTGGCATGCAATATCTTATTAGATTTTGTCTTTATTGCAATCTGTCATGGAGGAATTATTGGCGCAGCGTTAGCATCGTTACTATCTCAGTGCTTAACTTCTCTTTCATGTATTGTTGTATTGATCTGTAATAAAGATAATCCACTAAGAAAAGCACATTTTGTATTATCGGCTAAAAAAATGAAGAAAATTTTTATAACAGGGATATCTCCATTTGGAATCTCATTAACCCCATCACTGCTGATCTTATACAATAATGTAGCTTGTATCCATTATGGAGGAGATGCTGGGATTGCAATTTATTCCTTAGTATCTTCAACGATCGGTTCCTATCGTCTCTTATTAATTGGTGTAGCAGATGGAATTCAGCCGCTAGTAAGTTTTACAAAAGGAGCCAATGACTATAAAGCAATGAAGCGAATTAGAAACCGTGGCATCAGAGTTGCGATTGGTCTTAGTATTTTACTATTTTTATTTACCCTGCTGACGGAAAAGTGTTATGGAGCACTATTTGGATTCTCAAAGGACATTACTAAGATGTCTCTGTTACCGATCACGTTGGAAGCAACACAACTAATTTTTACGGGGATGGTAAGGGTAAGTAACTCATTCTTCTATGCAGTTGGGAAGACAAGATATTCCTTATTTATGATTTATTTTGATCCGGTTGTTATGACACCAGTTATTCTAATGCTATTACCTCGTATGATGGGGATGAATGGAGTTTGGATATCGACAACGATTTCACAGGTCATTCTTAATATCGTGGCAGTTGTGATGTATGTAAGACATAACAGAGAAATTACGATCCAGTATGAAAGGGGGGAGGCTGTATATGAAAGAGATAGAGATTATATTGAAGCCTGA
- a CDS encoding nitrogen regulatory protein P-II — MDSCETKGLMISSIMGYGNQKGYTQQYRGNQYQVKFLPKIRVETVVDDENAKIIIKEVLKEISTGDYGDGKIFVYDVEDVIRIRTGERGESAL; from the coding sequence ATGGATTCTTGTGAGACAAAAGGGCTAATGATCAGCAGTATCATGGGATACGGTAATCAGAAAGGTTATACACAGCAGTATAGAGGAAATCAGTATCAAGTAAAGTTCTTACCAAAGATCAGAGTGGAAACTGTGGTTGACGATGAGAATGCGAAGATAATCATAAAAGAGGTACTGAAAGAGATTTCTACAGGAGATTATGGAGATGGAAAAATATTTGTATACGATGTAGAAGATGTAATTCGAATTCGAACGGGAGAACGAGGCGAGAGCGCATTATAA
- a CDS encoding nitrogen regulatory protein P-II, translating into MKEIEIILKPEKMDITIDRINRFWIEEEDAKGVSTENIMGYGNQKGNVRLYRGVVEGSNMLLKCKLDIVVPDDQVDRIIEIVSDTCREGKYGDGKIFIQDCEEAYRIRTGESGDDAL; encoded by the coding sequence ATGAAAGAGATAGAGATTATATTGAAGCCTGAAAAGATGGATATAACAATAGACAGGATCAACAGATTCTGGATTGAAGAAGAGGATGCAAAAGGTGTATCCACAGAAAATATTATGGGATATGGAAATCAAAAAGGAAATGTTCGTTTATATCGGGGGGTAGTCGAGGGGAGTAATATGCTGCTAAAGTGTAAACTTGATATTGTAGTCCCAGACGATCAGGTGGACCGAATTATTGAAATTGTTAGTGATACTTGTAGAGAAGGAAAGTACGGAGATGGTAAAATTTTTATTCAAGACTGTGAAGAAGCATATCGTATCCGTACTGGTGAAAGTGGGGATGATGCATTGTAA
- a CDS encoding oligopeptide ABC transporter, periplasmic oligopeptide-binding protein OppA produces MKKAISLLLSVVMIFSLAACGSSKPSTTDKKETTLVYGSGDYTRINPAMDEHGEINTLIFNGLTAHDGENKVVPALAKSWEFDKKTCTYTFHMEENAKWHDGKPVTAEDVKFTIEAIMDPENESENAPNFEDVKEIKVIDKHTIAFKLADPNVAFLDYMTMAVLPKHLLEGKNMQEDEFFRKPVGTGPYKLASWDKGQSITLVKNEDYFKEEAKIDKIIFKIVTDDNAKTLQVKSGELDLALLTPKDAKSFKEKEGYTVYNMKTSDYRGIMFNFQNEYWKENKDIIPAICYGLDRKAILNSVVLGQGIVAYGPLQRNQYNNENVEHYDYNETKAKEVLESVGCTKGKDGFYYRNNKKLGFTISVGAGDQVRLDMAQAAAQQLKKIGIDVKVEVPSVVDWSGQQAYLIGWGSPFDADDHTYKVFGTDKGANYSGYSNKKVDQYLKEARESDDSKVRAEAYNKFQVELAKDPAYAFICYIDADYVAKSTIKGIDSETVMGHHGVGIFWNVTKWTITK; encoded by the coding sequence ATGAAAAAGGCGATTTCTTTATTGCTTTCAGTAGTTATGATCTTTAGTTTAGCTGCATGTGGAAGTTCAAAGCCAAGTACAACAGATAAGAAGGAAACAACATTAGTATATGGAAGTGGTGATTATACCCGAATCAATCCGGCTATGGATGAGCATGGAGAAATCAATACTCTTATTTTTAATGGTTTAACAGCGCATGATGGCGAAAATAAAGTAGTTCCAGCATTAGCAAAGAGCTGGGAGTTTGATAAAAAGACTTGTACATATACCTTTCACATGGAAGAGAATGCAAAATGGCATGATGGCAAGCCAGTTACGGCAGAGGATGTAAAGTTCACGATCGAGGCGATCATGGATCCAGAGAATGAATCTGAGAATGCACCAAACTTTGAAGATGTAAAGGAGATTAAAGTGATCGATAAACATACGATTGCTTTTAAACTTGCAGATCCGAATGTAGCATTTCTTGATTATATGACGATGGCAGTTCTTCCAAAGCATTTACTAGAAGGTAAGAACATGCAGGAAGATGAGTTCTTCCGCAAACCAGTTGGCACAGGCCCATATAAATTAGCAAGCTGGGATAAAGGTCAGTCCATCACACTAGTAAAAAATGAAGATTATTTTAAAGAAGAAGCGAAGATTGATAAAATTATCTTTAAGATCGTTACTGACGATAATGCGAAGACATTACAGGTAAAGAGTGGAGAACTTGATCTGGCATTATTGACTCCAAAGGATGCGAAGTCATTTAAGGAGAAAGAAGGATATACCGTTTATAACATGAAGACATCAGATTACCGAGGAATCATGTTTAATTTTCAAAATGAGTATTGGAAAGAAAATAAAGATATTATTCCAGCCATTTGTTATGGCTTAGATCGAAAGGCAATTCTAAATTCGGTTGTTCTTGGGCAAGGTATTGTTGCTTACGGTCCATTACAGCGTAATCAATACAATAATGAGAATGTAGAGCATTATGATTATAATGAGACGAAAGCAAAAGAAGTTTTAGAATCAGTTGGTTGTACGAAGGGCAAGGATGGATTCTACTATCGTAACAACAAGAAGCTAGGCTTTACTATTTCAGTCGGAGCCGGTGATCAGGTTCGTCTTGATATGGCGCAGGCAGCAGCACAGCAGTTAAAGAAGATTGGAATTGATGTCAAAGTTGAAGTACCTAGCGTTGTTGACTGGAGTGGACAACAAGCATATCTGATCGGATGGGGAAGTCCGTTTGATGCCGATGATCATACGTACAAAGTATTTGGAACTGACAAAGGAGCTAATTACAGTGGATATTCCAATAAGAAAGTAGATCAGTATCTAAAAGAGGCTCGTGAGTCAGATGATTCTAAAGTTCGAGCAGAAGCTTATAATAAGTTCCAGGTTGAACTTGCAAAAGATCCAGCTTATGCATTTATCTGCTATATTGATGCGGATTATGTTGCCAAGTCTACGATCAAAGGAATTGATTCAGAGACAGTTATGGGGCATCATGGAGTGGGAATCTTCTGGAATGTAACAAAATGGACAATAACGAAATAA
- a CDS encoding glycerol dehydrogenase: protein MLPVGMNDTVILPNYTIGPKAYDSFTEIVSEFGTRFLLVSGINSWKAVKRIFNKMLSQSDLEMAAHETYGSDCTFERIHELADKALRMEVNFIVGIGGGKALDTAKGVAYEAHIPIVTLPTSASTCAAATAQSMVYKSKGHFDQLYIYEKPADHVFINTQVIAEAPVKYFTAGIGNVIVKYFDIQLELRGNYVPILAFVKQSIKDCKEQTASYEMEQVILGSIICTAVVSAMEKTKHKAAIAYALYFGLALLPEIDQNYLYGSVVAYGILVQLAIDRRVEEAIKLRKYMLSLGIPVSLRQMKVECSREYLKSVLEETVKGPSLEQIPYQVTEDMVYNGIVTIEKINNRREREDEKVKDHSEGRKTGRHEKNYGFL from the coding sequence ATGTTACCTGTTGGAATGAATGATACGGTAATTTTACCGAATTATACAATTGGGCCAAAGGCTTATGATTCGTTTACGGAGATCGTATCTGAGTTTGGAACGAGATTCTTACTGGTATCTGGGATAAATTCTTGGAAAGCAGTGAAACGAATATTTAATAAGATGTTAAGTCAGAGTGATTTAGAAATGGCGGCACATGAAACTTATGGTTCTGATTGTACGTTTGAAAGGATTCATGAGTTAGCAGATAAGGCATTAAGAATGGAAGTAAATTTCATTGTTGGAATCGGTGGTGGAAAGGCATTAGATACCGCAAAGGGAGTTGCATATGAGGCTCATATACCAATTGTAACATTACCGACCAGTGCTTCTACTTGTGCTGCAGCAACGGCTCAGTCAATGGTCTATAAAAGTAAGGGACACTTTGATCAGCTATATATTTATGAAAAGCCAGCTGACCACGTGTTTATTAATACACAGGTAATCGCGGAAGCACCTGTAAAGTATTTTACTGCGGGGATAGGTAATGTGATAGTAAAATATTTTGATATACAGTTGGAACTGAGAGGTAATTATGTACCAATCTTAGCATTTGTAAAACAGAGTATTAAGGATTGTAAGGAGCAGACAGCATCCTATGAAATGGAGCAAGTGATACTTGGAAGTATTATCTGCACAGCAGTTGTTTCAGCTATGGAAAAGACGAAACATAAGGCTGCCATTGCTTATGCACTGTATTTTGGACTTGCGCTACTACCAGAAATTGATCAGAACTATCTATATGGCAGTGTTGTTGCATATGGAATTCTAGTACAGCTGGCAATTGATAGAAGAGTTGAAGAAGCCATAAAGCTTAGAAAATATATGTTGAGCCTTGGTATTCCTGTTTCGTTACGGCAGATGAAGGTGGAATGTTCAAGGGAATATTTGAAATCTGTATTAGAAGAGACGGTGAAAGGACCTAGTTTAGAGCAGATACCCTATCAGGTGACTGAGGACATGGTTTATAACGGTATTGTTACGATTGAAAAAATAAATAATAGAAGGGAGAGAGAGGATGAAAAAGTTAAAGATCATAGTGAAGGCAGAAAGACTGGAAGACATGAAAAGAATTATGGATTCTTGTGA
- a CDS encoding oligopeptide transport ATP-binding protein OppF has protein sequence MSEPILELKKLCKYFPISKGRQVYAVNDVSLKIEKGETLGIVGESGCGKSTMGRTLLKVYEPTSGQILFHGEDITKLKKRQMLPYRMKMQMIFQDPYASLNPRFTIGDIIEEPMVIHKMGTLESRKKRVQELIEIVGLKPDHIRRYPFEFSGGQRQRIGIARTLALEPDFIVCDEPISALDVSIQAQVINLLERIQRETGVSYLFIAHDLGMVHHISHKIGVMYLGNLLEYGTSDDVYLRPLHPYTRALISAAPVADPKQAREKNRIVLQGEVPSPINPPKGCVFAGRCPYATEECRSLRPDMYEYDGRQVACLIYSPKNQRKYAEMDMRPEEAIFIE, from the coding sequence ATGAGTGAACCAATCTTAGAACTGAAAAAGCTTTGTAAGTACTTTCCGATATCAAAAGGAAGACAGGTATATGCAGTAAATGATGTTTCGCTAAAAATTGAAAAGGGTGAGACGCTTGGAATCGTTGGGGAATCCGGCTGTGGAAAGAGCACCATGGGACGAACTTTGTTAAAGGTATATGAACCAACATCTGGCCAGATTCTCTTTCACGGCGAGGATATTACCAAGTTAAAGAAACGGCAGATGCTTCCTTATCGTATGAAGATGCAGATGATATTTCAAGATCCTTATGCGTCATTGAATCCTAGGTTTACCATTGGTGATATTATTGAGGAACCAATGGTGATCCATAAGATGGGAACTTTAGAATCGCGAAAGAAGAGAGTGCAGGAACTGATTGAAATAGTAGGATTGAAGCCAGACCATATAAGAAGATATCCTTTTGAATTCTCAGGTGGCCAGAGACAGCGTATTGGAATTGCCAGAACATTAGCGTTAGAGCCTGATTTTATTGTCTGTGATGAACCCATATCTGCACTTGATGTTTCGATTCAAGCACAGGTAATTAATTTATTAGAGAGGATACAAAGAGAGACTGGAGTAAGCTATCTGTTTATTGCCCACGATCTTGGAATGGTTCATCATATCAGCCATAAGATTGGTGTTATGTATCTTGGTAATTTACTTGAATATGGAACTTCAGATGATGTATATCTAAGGCCATTACATCCATATACAAGGGCATTGATATCGGCAGCACCGGTTGCAGATCCTAAGCAGGCAAGGGAAAAAAATAGAATTGTATTACAAGGAGAGGTTCCAAGTCCCATTAATCCTCCGAAAGGATGTGTATTTGCAGGAAGATGTCCTTATGCCACAGAGGAGTGCAGATCGTTACGACCAGATATGTATGAATATGATGGAAGACAAGTTGCTTGTTTAATTTATTCTCCAAAGAATCAGAGAAAATATGCTGAGATGGATATGAGACCGGAAGAGGCAATTTTTATAGAGTGA